A window of Gadus chalcogrammus isolate NIFS_2021 chromosome 2, NIFS_Gcha_1.0, whole genome shotgun sequence genomic DNA:
ACAGAGTTGGATCAACACAACATGAGTTTAAACCTGAGCGAGGCTTTGGAGAATATGGACGTCAATAGCTCACCTAGAACTCCATACCATACAAATCTGATTTCTGGCGATCCTTTGGATGACCTTAACATGGGCGTCAATGTTGAAAATGGTTACACAGCATTTGACATGAACCCACTCACGCAAGACGCTGAAGATAACTTAATCACTGATAACACTGGTCTAGGAGATCCCAGTAACTTTGACATAAACTTCTATCCCAATGACTTTACCTCGGCCAGCTTGACCCATCAAGAGCTGAGTGGTGCGAATCCCAATCTGCCAATACTCCCTCTAAGTCATTTATTggttgatgatgaggaagagggtgaTTACGGTCTTGCCGGCCCCTTGGGGGAGCTTCTTGAGGATCCCACCATCCTGGAAGAGATGAGCCTGTTGGATCTGGCTCTAGAGGAAGGCTTCAGTCCGGAGATGGCAGCTCGGCTAGAAGAGGAGGGTTACCTTGTCCCTGAGCAAGCCAATAGGAACACGGGCCCATACGACACCGTCATGCCCGACAATGAGGAAGACGATGGCGGTACATCATGGTCAAGGATGGCTCAGGGTGGCTCCAGAACACTTCGCCAAGGTAATAAACAAATTTGTCTGATGACTGTGATTATAATTTCATTAAGTGAACTTAGAAATAGGCTAAATAACTGTCAGCGAATATCTGATGTTAATCATGCCAGTGCTTGGCCATCTTTGACACTTTCTTGTTCTCTGCATCTAGAGAGTGGGGAGAAGGCCGACTCGGATTCTGGACTCTCTTTGGACTGCAGCTTCAGCCCTGCCTCTCCTTGTGGCTCTGAATCCTCCTGCtattcctcctcgtcctcttcttcttcttcttcttcatccggCTCGAGTGAAGGAGGTCTTTATTCTGAGGAGAATGACcagaaggatgaggagggggaaatTAACCTGGACATGGAGCTGGAAGTGACCATAAagcaggaagaagaggagggggccgtCGGAGGATACTACTCCTCCGATGTGAACAAAATGGTCCCCTCCAGCTATCAAGAAGAAAAGCTCTTCAACGGCCTGCCTTGGCAGGAGCATATCGGCCATGATCACTCCTACAACCAGGCCtggccctcctcccccacctctgtTACCGGAAAGACTTCCAAGAAAAAATCCAAGTATTCATCCCGACAGAGCAGAACCAAGTCGTATTCCCGGTCCTCCGCTGAACAATTTGTGGAGGCCGAACTATGGAATCGGGACGACCGCAGGGCGCAGTCCTTGAAGATCCCCTTCTCCAACGAACTGATCATCAACCTACCGGTGGACGACTTCAACGAGCTCCTGGCCAATCACCGTCTCAacgagcagcagctgaacctgGTGAGGGACATACGCCGCCGGGGAAAGAACAAGATGGCTGCCCAGAACTGCAGGAGAAGGAAGCTAGGTGCCCTGCAGGGACTGGAGGTGGATGTGTCCGGGCTGAGGCGGCGGCGTGCGTGGCTGCGCCGGGAGAAGCAGGAAGCGCTGAAGTCTCTGCAGGAGATGGAGCAGAGGCTGGAGGGGCTTTACCAGGAAGTCATGTTCAGCCTGAGAGACGAGGAAGGCAGGCCATTGGACGCCACAGATTATGCTCTTCAGTTTGGAGCCAATGGGAGTGTCACCGTCACCCCACGGCGACAAGGGACATTACCACGAGGTGACAGTAAAGGCGGCAAGAAACACAGAGATAAGAAGTAACTTTTCCTTGGAGAGGAAAGAACGCCAGTGTTCACTGGGATGTTCAATGTACACAGGAAGTAGACTTTACCGCCAAGCTAAAGACTTTGTTGCCTTCCTAGCTGAAAGGTTAATTGGGAGAGGACCCTTATCCAATGACTTTGTTACCAAATTTGGTTCTGGGTATATGATTATTCAGGGTATATTAATCAAAACTGTTGTTGGCTGGAACAGTTCAACTCTAATAAGCTTTAAAACCAAAGAAAGGACAATGAAATGCTGTGTGTTCAAATTTGAAACTGAAATCCCCAAAATCTTAAATGGAATGAGCAATCCGGTATTGTGTTAAGGTGTGTATCCAAAAAAGGCGAAAAAACACATAACTATCTTTGCCAAGGATGTATGACTGTGCTATATTGTGTTAAACTATCATATCATGTATTTGAAATAGCACATGGGTGTTATGTTTGTGAATGACAGTGAGGCTGGATCCTGGCTGTCCGTATCTCATCCTAATCAGAGTTCCTGTCTCCTCTGAAGTTATTCTAAAATAGGTAGTACTGTATATTCTTTTTTCATATTATGAAAAAATGTCAATGTTAGCCTTAAAAACTACCATAGAGGATTGATTCTGGGATTGGCCttcattcatttgttttcattaatTCCGATTTTTTTCTCCAACCTCCTGGCCCCCCTTTGCTTTATATTTCAAATTTCTACCATTTATGTCCTATTAGAATGTACCATTTTAAACCTGGCTTCCAGAAACCATAAAACACAGATATTATATGAAAGGAGTAGGTAAGGTTGGCAATCATGAGGTTTATGTCCATCTTGCCCTGGTAGGTGTTGTTTAGCCCCATAGCTATTATTGGATCAAGCAGTCCTaatatgttatagcagaacttctggggggaaGACGCCAGAGAGCCTGGGCTGGAAACCAAAACTGGTAGAATTACGCCTTATTCCCTTACAGATATTCTACCGAAGTAATTTGCCTAATTGGCGTCAACTATTGCCAgctgagtttgtgtttgccaaTAACACACTTACAGATCCcagcctccagcaacatgattggtcgaaagaTGTTTGCCCAGATTTGAGCTTTTCAGACTTTAGATACTGATTTTAAATCTGATTTGTGAGTAGCCCATTGCTAAGAGCAAAATGCAAATGTTAGTGGATCTACCAGCAAAACTAACAAGCACATGGAATGCACTCCTTTTTCGGATGCATGGATTATCAGATCCAGGAAGATTGAATAAAATCCAGACGACTCGAACTTGTGGATACCACGTGGGATGATACAGTATCATGATATTCACATCCAGATCTCTTCTAATCTGTAGAGATGAGCACAATGGAAAACCGAAAGGTATTAATATATCGTATTGTAAGAATATCTCAGGGGTAGTTTGAAACGTAGTAGCGACACAAGTAGTTGACTTGAGCTTTCTGGAACTAGATGAGGTACCACAGACCTGTTCTAATTCTCGAGCAAGAATAAAGACTAGGTTCCAATTCAAATAAATTATTGCCCCCCCACCCTTCTTTAGAACTGATTATATAAAATGAATGCCCTTACATCAAAATCATGTTTTGTGATACATGCTGTTTAAAGTGTTCATTTGGGTGCTTGATGCAAAAATAAAAAGCGCTACAAGTTATTCATGTTTAGAAAAAGTTACGCAcggtacaattttttttttaatcagggTTCAAAACCATTATAGTGGGCCATTTACAAACTACAGCTTTAACATTGAATATTTCAGCATATTCATACAAAAGTTATGCATTGCACCATCACCCTAACCTCAAAAGCTTTATCAAGTTAGAAAAGGTATTGACCCCCTCTGTTCTGACAGTGACATTTAAGTGTATAAAACTGAAGATCTAGAttgtacaatatatataaagaaaGTCCAAAAATCCTGAACTTTTATGACTTTGAAATGtatgtttatttaatttgtaATTAAATTGATTTGGTTTATTATCCGTTTCTTTTGGTTTTAGATTTGTAATGTTTGTTTGCTGGTGACTTTGTACTTTCAGAttaattaaaaatgtttttcaatGAGTGGAAAcacccttttttcctttgcaAAAGTTAAGGATTTAAAGTGCGAGCATAAAAGTTCTGCTGTGAAAGGAGGTCAACAATATTTTGGTTCAGTCTTTtccatttgtatttatattatttgacaTTCCGTAAAAGAAAAATCCTGCACTTTTGGATTAATCTGTCACATTGTCCGGGGATGAAGAGACCACAAACATTTACCAAAGCAAACATTCTTTATTGTCCAAAACACATCATTAAAAGGAGTAGTAGTCGTCATAATGATtcaacacaggaaacacagacatGCAACAAGAGAACAGCGGCTTATTGGGGGTAATTACAAAGACACGAGATGGGGCCAACCGGAGGAGCGAGCTGCAGCTATGTAATTGTATTACAAACACTGTGGAAAAGGGTGAACAAAATAAAACTGACTTTACATTCTAACTTGAAATTACCAATCACATCTCaattaaaacattacatttaaCTTTACATGTATTTTAAAACTAAATGATACTGTCCGCCATGTTCTAGTGCCCCAGGTCTAAGAAAATAAGCACTTATCTTTAATATAGTGTGCATAAAAAATGGAAAGGGCCCTTATTGTACAGCCAGATTGGAGGTTCATGAGTCATACAAAATAATGTAACTGTGACATCAAACAGGACTGGCCAATTGGGAGGAGGCCACCAGAAAGAACTGACATTGGTAGTGATAAAGAGTAAATTAACCCGGTGGTATAATAGGTGCGCTTCAGAGACCTGGGTTACGTTCAACACATGCCATTGgaaccatttttttttaattaatcatacaaGGCGACAGCATCTCGCCAAACCAGCTAAAACATTGAAAATTCTGATAAACATTAATATCTTAGGTTTTCTACTTGACATAAATTGTTTATCACAGCTAACTAAAGATAACGTCTtcagttgaaaaataaaaacaatgtaaCCACAGTTCGAAAAAGGTTGAAACGTTTCCATGACTTGAGAATATCCCAGGTGATGCTAAATAAGTACAGTCATCACTAGCCGCGTttatggacacatctgatccgcatcgatttctatgcggcatagaaaatgatcatatacacgcctcattcggaatacaattatctgttcggcatagaattatatgccgaatagaagaagtggtgtagtccgttttaaatcgacatgtacacacttattccgaatagattggggtttaacttaagagtagctgcagtagttcgcaattggtccactgagctccgtctgtacttttatgcacaccgaacttgaccgctgtcaaggaaagtggatttattgcctgattcacgtctttgttaccactccgcaagtagtccgtaAGCGtgttcggttgctaagcgacgggacatgggtgtttattaatgacgtgttcacGTATCGTAGTGTCCTCGCGTGTCCGAGAtaactaatgccgcttttccactgcatggtaccagctcgacacgactcgactcagctcgccttttttgcatttccaccgcgatctagtacctcaagtggctgctttttctagtaccgcctcgctctaggttccaagcggctgagccgatgctaaaaggtgacgtcggcagacggccggccactgattggccagagtgtgacgaagtcacgagagcgacatggcaaccatgctggtaacgatagaacagccatagtagcgccgcagccaacatattccacttcttcaacatgccagctaataatacgaacacgaataccatcgcatcgatgttctccattgttgttatgtgggttctgtccatgtgtgggttacgtaggtgttgtttgcgtcgcgtacaaaaatacgtcacggccctttcgcgcagacgaccccgcccacgtcccggaggtactatttgcggtggaaaagcacccgcgctgctaccgtgtcgagtcgtgtcgagtcgtgtcgtgtcgagtcgagctacatgtgcggtggaaaagcggcataaatgagtaggctactactagtacttttgcaggctgaacgtcaAAATACTTaacgaactactgcagctgcagtagttcgcaattggaccttcgaggagaCAAATGTCCTCTTGGAGGAGGGGGTAAAGAAATTGACGTAGCTTTGCTGTCCTCCTTcataattgaaggagcaggcagagaaaagctctctcctgctgtgcttacATTAAAAATCGAATTCACAAtgccaaatagtgataagacgtcCATTATTTCGCAGCCGGACCAGAGATGTGTctggtgtgcgcgagagacataacggacacttttgttactgccatgtatacagtacattcacattttaggaacagatctattctgcatagaaatctatgcggatcagatgtgccatgtaaacgcagcTAGTGTGTAGCGATCGCACAAATGAGGATTGGAATGAAGTGTGTTTGTAAAACGCAATTCCATCGGCCTTCCTGGGACAGTTCTGTCGATCAGCAGAAGTAAGAGGTGAACTAGGACATTCCTTCAAATGGACCACAGTGGTTAACGTTTCTCCCAATGTCATAAGAAAATAGCCATAACTACCTGAACAGAGCTCAACCACAAATTAACCAGCATTTGGTTTTATTGTAGAATATCTCCAAACATTGAGCACCAATATAATGTTACACTGAAGTATTTAAAGGTTTAACCAAAAGGATGAAATGCTAATAACGACTCCCCGTCTCCATATCTGTACCTGTTGCAGAGTGGCCACCTTGTCTTAAACAGAACTACATCACTACCATGAGGTTTTGGTTCAATTGTTGTTGTCTTTAATAGTACTTGTGATAATCCACGAAGTTGCATAGCAGCATCATGTCTAGTCTACCTTCATAAAAAGGCGTTTGTttgtaatattatttaaatactGGAAAGCTATGAGGCACAACAGCTTGTTGCCTTGTGTGATCATGTTTGAGTTCAAAAGAGACCAGACTGCTGGTCCATCAGGCTGAAGCTCACAGGTCAACAGTAGGTACAAATCCACCCCTGCACGAACCTCAGCAGGAGCAGATGTTACTCTGTTCACCAAGTTCGGCACAATAATTTGTTGAATACTAATACACTACAAGAAGTATGACCAACAGTAAACTTTTGAATATGACCTCAAATGGGTTGTTCCCACTCCGGGAAGGAAGGTAAAGGAAACTATATACATGACATGAAACCACACTTCTGTAAGTTTTCCCTTTAAAAAAATTGTTGATACATGAATCAgtcgagggggagggagggaaaaccATCAGTTGAATGCTTTTCTGTACTTGATCAGATACTCGGGTAGGTAAAAAGCAACCG
This region includes:
- the LOC130375461 gene encoding endoplasmic reticulum membrane sensor NFE2L1-like; this encodes MYLKKYLTEGLIQVAILLSLSGTRVDVGLEPGLLSPLHEMMLGPSAGITQTQFHNLWNHLEDGQPSHPKNVDLDGFTSRRLLGLVRSLDRLQVPNTELEAWLVHREPDMLPGEHHGQPAPLERAHVRLEEDIAGPGLNPGDILRIQGENETGRDVHTEGGELDESPRPLSEWSQGSAWSDRSQQEETHRRVLSDHQMYSNSLDEEEGEMGDGAEEEEDQEEEPASRSERERERRDSVSDSESAQNDEEQESLSLQECLRLLEHTFPLTHQPSEEILPTIGGAVDHEYLFAERGPLLSPLIPSEQPPLDLELQWEDLLAIMEPHGLDVSTRFPSYQDGPVQTPLDAAILSNYQSNSNSRNDNQMIYQDVHLMEAALPLGTISLHHPETRLLPLTPSTELDQHNMSLNLSEALENMDVNSSPRTPYHTNLISGDPLDDLNMGVNVENGYTAFDMNPLTQDAEDNLITDNTGLGDPSNFDINFYPNDFTSASLTHQELSGANPNLPILPLSHLLVDDEEEGDYGLAGPLGELLEDPTILEEMSLLDLALEEGFSPEMAARLEEEGYLVPEQANRNTGPYDTVMPDNEEDDGGTSWSRMAQGGSRTLRQESGEKADSDSGLSLDCSFSPASPCGSESSCYSSSSSSSSSSSSGSSEGGLYSEENDQKDEEGEINLDMELEVTIKQEEEEGAVGGYYSSDVNKMVPSSYQEEKLFNGLPWQEHIGHDHSYNQAWPSSPTSVTGKTSKKKSKYSSRQSRTKSYSRSSAEQFVEAELWNRDDRRAQSLKIPFSNELIINLPVDDFNELLANHRLNEQQLNLVRDIRRRGKNKMAAQNCRRRKLGALQGLEVDVSGLRRRRAWLRREKQEALKSLQEMEQRLEGLYQEVMFSLRDEEGRPLDATDYALQFGANGSVTVTPRRQGTLPRGDSKGGKKHRDKK